The Candidatus Tumulicola sp. region CGAATCTCTTTGATCGTCGCTTCGACGACGCTTGGAGCGTCCTGATACAGACCCTTCAAAAAGTTGACCGTTCGGGCCGCGCCGTCTTCGAAGCTAAAGCTGCAGTTGTTCACAAGGTTCTTGTTAAAGGCCAACTGGCCGCCGCCGTAGACGAGCTCGCAACCCTCGAACATGCAATTCTCGAAGTGGCCATCGTCCAAAACGACGCGCATGTCTTTGAAAACTTCTTTGTCATGAAGGGTCACAATAGCATTCCTATCGGTACGTGATGCCGGCTTTTTCGAGAATCGTGCGGCCCGCACCGGTAAGGATGAAATCGGCGAACGCTTTTGCTTGCGCCGGATGCGGAGCGGCAGCCATCACCGCAAGCGTGTACGTGATTTTATCCGACAGCGACGCTTTGCCGGGAAGTGGATAAAACTTCAGCTTGCGGGCGATGGCTTCGGTGCGATAAAAGAACCCGACGTCGGCCTGTCCTGTCTCGATTCGCGCGAGGAGATCTTCTTCCGGAAACGTTTGCGCCGGATTCTCATCGTCGCCGAGAATCTTTTGCTCGACCGCATCGCCGGCCAACAGTTTCATCCCGACGATCGTGTACTCGCCCTTGGGGTCGACCTTCGGGTCGGTACGCCCGATCACGAGCCCGTTGGTCTGCAACGCTTGAATTAGCGGGGTCTTTCCAGCAGCCACGGCGCCGAATAGTGCGGCGTCTTTCGAATTCGGGGACCATCCGATGCCTAAGCGCGTACTTGCGAACGTTTTTTGCGTCGCGACCTTCGAACCCAGTTTCGTCACTTGCTGTGGATCGACGCTGATGAAGTCGTCGGGACTCTTTGCGCCCGACGCGATTAAATTAGAGAGCATCTTGCTGCCGCCGCCTTGGCCTTCGAAATCGATGCCTTGCGACGCCAACGCAGACTTGATCGGACCTTCCATCGGTGTCACGAGCGAACCGGCGTACAGAACCGATACGACCGCATCGGATGCGGCGCGCCCGGAACTCGGGACGAACGATACGACTGCGATAACCGCGACGACTGCGGCGACGATCGAACGCTTCATGAACGAGGCTCCCCTACAACGCGATGTGCAACGATCATCGAAGCTACGACGCGGTCGACAAGCGCTTGCATGTGCGCCCCGGTCGCCTTTACCAGCCAGATGGTGCCGCGGTATTCTAGCAGAACCGCGCGCACGTTTCGTGCTTCGGCAATCAACACATCGTGGCCCGCAATCCGGCGTGACGCCGGAGCCGCCGAGATACCGGCCGATTTGAACAGCTGGTTGCGGTCGTTCGTTGAAGCCGGGAGCGAGACCGATTCATCGTGGATCTCGATTTCGCGGCCGTCCGGCGCCCGCATTGCCACGACCATCGTTTGCGGCCAATGCGCGCCAAGTCCGGCGAACGCGAAACCTTCGGGTTTGCGAACCGACAAACCTAACCATCGATTATCGTACGCGTTACCGGCGATAGAATATGGCTTGGCATTGGCGGGAACCGCCGTTGTCGTACCGTCGACCGTATAATCGAGAATTCGAATATCGACGTTGCCGAGAATCTGCCCGAGACCGCCTAACCCGTCGAGGGTTCCGGAATCCAGCGAACTGGTATACACGCTGAAGCGCGCGGCATCCGCCGGTCCGGGAGCGTAGAGTGCAGCATCGATCGGCGTCCAGCGATCGCCGATGCGCACTTCATCCCACGCATGGCCTCCCCAAATTCCGCCG contains the following coding sequences:
- a CDS encoding extracellular solute-binding protein codes for the protein MKRSIVAAVVAVIAVVSFVPSSGRAASDAVVSVLYAGSLVTPMEGPIKSALASQGIDFEGQGGGSKMLSNLIASGAKSPDDFISVDPQQVTKLGSKVATQKTFASTRLGIGWSPNSKDAALFGAVAAGKTPLIQALQTNGLVIGRTDPKVDPKGEYTIVGMKLLAGDAVEQKILGDDENPAQTFPEEDLLARIETGQADVGFFYRTEAIARKLKFYPLPGKASLSDKITYTLAVMAAAPHPAQAKAFADFILTGAGRTILEKAGITYR